One window from the genome of Corynebacterium sp. SCR221107 encodes:
- a CDS encoding MFS transporter: MTSSVQSTSARLISSTFIFAWLVNFAQYMVFYLLVTIMALYAAEQFGANDTEGGFASSAFIVGATIARLFSGMLVDAFGRKRCLVLSAIIVSLACIAYVPAHSLVLLIFVRIVHGAFYAIASTAVMAVAQSVIPAQRRAEGTGYFALGTTLAAALGPAAGVAITRSVDYVAVFELVTALSVIAIILAFFLRVPEEEHRGTRHGLRSMIHPHAAPIGVFMLLVGVGYSGVITYINAYSRDYGLETGAGLFFIAYAAISLIMRLFLGRLQDRNGDNLVVYSAVVTFAIGLGLLAGATSDWVVVVAGLFVGIGYGSLVPASQAIAVRLVPTTEMGAGISTLYLLLDVGVGFGPIALGVLISASDYRTMYWVLTAVVIASGVVYLLVHGRSDNATAQAPEVILEAHEQQPAETPDMVVTDTPVSQEGVARKKDRGLDSE; this comes from the coding sequence ATCACGTCCTCAGTTCAGTCCACGAGCGCTCGCTTGATCTCCTCCACATTTATCTTCGCCTGGCTGGTGAACTTCGCCCAATACATGGTCTTCTATCTCCTCGTGACCATCATGGCGTTGTACGCCGCCGAGCAATTCGGCGCCAACGACACCGAGGGTGGTTTTGCCTCCAGCGCATTCATCGTCGGCGCCACGATAGCGCGCCTGTTTTCGGGCATGCTTGTCGATGCCTTCGGCCGCAAGCGCTGCCTCGTGCTCTCCGCCATCATCGTTTCCTTAGCCTGCATCGCCTACGTCCCGGCGCATTCGCTGGTGTTATTGATCTTTGTGCGCATCGTTCACGGAGCCTTCTATGCGATCGCTTCCACCGCGGTCATGGCGGTCGCACAGTCGGTCATCCCCGCTCAGCGCCGCGCGGAGGGCACCGGCTATTTCGCGCTCGGTACCACGCTAGCGGCGGCCCTGGGGCCAGCGGCTGGCGTGGCGATTACCCGAAGCGTCGATTACGTGGCAGTGTTCGAGCTCGTTACCGCCCTGTCGGTGATCGCCATCATCCTGGCGTTCTTCCTGCGGGTGCCGGAGGAAGAACATCGGGGCACCCGGCACGGTCTACGCTCGATGATTCACCCGCATGCGGCACCGATCGGTGTGTTCATGCTGCTGGTGGGCGTGGGCTATTCCGGAGTGATTACCTACATCAACGCCTATTCTCGTGATTATGGGCTGGAGACGGGTGCGGGATTGTTTTTCATCGCCTATGCAGCGATTTCCTTGATCATGCGCCTTTTCCTCGGCCGCCTCCAAGACCGCAACGGCGACAACTTGGTTGTGTACTCTGCGGTGGTCACCTTCGCCATCGGCCTCGGTCTGCTCGCCGGGGCGACGAGCGACTGGGTGGTCGTGGTCGCAGGTTTGTTTGTCGGTATCGGCTATGGGTCGCTCGTACCAGCCTCGCAGGCTATCGCGGTGCGCTTGGTTCCCACGACGGAAATGGGCGCGGGGATTTCCACCTTATATCTGCTGCTCGATGTCGGCGTTGGTTTCGGCCCCATTGCCCTGGGAGTACTCATTTCGGCTAGTGATTACCGGACTATGTATTGGGTGCTCACAGCGGTGGTCATCGCCTCCGGGGTGGTTTATCTCCTCGTCCACGGGCGTAGTGACAACGCCACAGCGCAGGCACCTGAGGTGATCCTCGAAGCCCATGAGCAGCAACCGGCAGAAACTCCCGACATGGTGGTGACAGATACGCCCGTCTCACAGGAGGGTGTGGCGCGCAAGAAGGATAGGGGGTTGGATAGCGAGTAA
- the cobN gene encoding cobaltochelatase subunit CobN, protein MITLLSTSDTDLLTAKAASEVADVEYRFANPNMVTPAQLEEFIQDSQIFVVRLLGGKRAWEQGLHTLIGSGVPTVIVSGELAVDAELTELSTVPAGVATQAHTYLAEGGTHNLVNLHHFLSDTVLLTGLGFEQPEHMPIWGHLGEEAFSSTITDPEAPRVGIVYYRAHHLAGNTHYIAALARAIEARGAKAVPLFAASLRQAPQELIDEIATLDVLITTVLAAGGTKPAIAGAGGDDEAWDVAALASIDIPIIQGLALTNSREEWEESDEGLSPMDVASQIAVPEFDGRIITVAFSFKEYDEHGLIAYVPDEERCARLAGIAYRHARLRKLENKDKKLVVMFSAYPTKHARIGNAVGLDTPLSTLRVVRALVQAGYDLGDPALIPGFTLTDEDGPLDGDALMHAIIDAGGHDPNWLTQEVLDTNPLKLSKQDYLNFFATLPQAMREEMEQHWGAAPGTHYVNEATGELYIAGLQFGNVVIMVQPPRGFGDNPVGIYHDPDLPANHHYLGTYYWLREVFGADAIVHMGKHGNMEWLPGKNAGLSAECYPDQAINELPLIYPFLVNDPGEGTQAKRRAHATLIDHMIPPMARAESYGDITRLEQLLDEHASIAAMDPAKLPAIRQEIWTLLQAAKMDSDLGWDERPDDEAFDDKMMEIDGWLCEIKDVAIRGGLHVLGEAVSGEMRVELVLAMLRARQLWGGEDAVLGLRETLGLSEAGDESRHRVDEIENLAKGLLSKLEDANWDATAASGLVEELTQSQALPEGADPQALVRLLEFSCTEVIPRLVQSAGEIDQVLRALDGRFIEAGPSGSPMRGLINVLPTGRNFYSVDPKSLPSRLAWETGQLLADSLIERYQADHDGAYPQSVGLSVWGTSAMRTSGDDIAEVFALLGVRPVWDEASRRVTRLEVISLQELGRPRIDTTVRISGFFRDAFPHVIALLDDAVQLVAGLDEADEDNYVRAHARQDRAEQGAPGAGGEGRIRRIFGSKPGTYGAGLLQLIESGAWRDDKDLAEVYTTWGGYAYGRGVDGEKADEDMRRAYRRIQVAAKNVDSKEHDIADSDDYFQFHGGMVATVRALTGSNPEAYIGDSTRQETVKTRTLHEESRRVFRARVVNPRWIEAMRNHGYKGAFEMSATVDYLFGYDATTGLMEDWMYETLTSTYVADPTNREFFEQSNPWALRDISERLLEAHERGLWEQPSQEALDTLRTTFLEMEGELEERSERN, encoded by the coding sequence ATGATTACCCTTTTGTCCACCTCTGACACAGACCTGCTTACCGCAAAGGCCGCGTCGGAGGTGGCCGATGTCGAGTATCGCTTCGCCAACCCTAATATGGTCACCCCCGCGCAACTGGAGGAATTCATCCAGGACTCCCAGATCTTCGTCGTGCGTTTGCTCGGTGGCAAGCGCGCCTGGGAACAAGGGCTGCACACCCTCATTGGCTCCGGGGTTCCCACCGTGATCGTCTCCGGCGAGTTAGCCGTCGATGCAGAATTGACGGAGCTTTCCACCGTGCCTGCGGGCGTGGCCACTCAAGCCCACACCTACCTGGCCGAAGGCGGCACCCACAACCTGGTCAACCTGCATCACTTCCTTTCCGACACAGTGTTGCTCACCGGGCTTGGATTCGAACAGCCGGAGCACATGCCCATCTGGGGACACCTGGGGGAGGAAGCTTTTAGCTCCACCATCACCGACCCGGAGGCCCCGCGCGTGGGCATCGTCTATTACCGCGCGCACCACCTGGCGGGAAACACGCATTACATTGCCGCGCTCGCCCGTGCCATTGAGGCTCGCGGGGCGAAGGCCGTTCCGCTTTTCGCCGCGTCGCTGCGCCAAGCGCCACAGGAGCTTATCGACGAAATCGCGACCTTGGACGTGCTCATCACGACAGTACTGGCTGCCGGCGGAACGAAGCCGGCCATCGCCGGTGCCGGCGGTGATGACGAGGCCTGGGATGTGGCCGCACTCGCCTCCATCGACATCCCCATCATCCAGGGCTTGGCCTTGACCAACTCCCGCGAGGAATGGGAGGAATCCGACGAGGGACTCTCGCCCATGGACGTGGCCAGCCAAATTGCCGTACCCGAATTCGATGGCCGCATCATCACCGTGGCCTTCTCCTTCAAAGAATACGACGAGCACGGGCTCATCGCCTACGTCCCGGACGAGGAGCGTTGCGCGCGGCTGGCGGGTATCGCTTACCGGCACGCACGTCTACGCAAGTTGGAGAACAAGGACAAAAAGCTCGTTGTGATGTTTTCTGCGTACCCGACCAAACACGCCCGCATCGGCAACGCCGTGGGCCTCGATACCCCGCTGTCGACCCTGCGCGTCGTGCGCGCGCTCGTCCAGGCCGGCTATGATCTCGGCGATCCCGCACTCATCCCCGGCTTCACACTCACCGACGAGGACGGCCCACTTGACGGTGATGCTCTCATGCATGCCATCATCGACGCTGGTGGACACGACCCGAACTGGCTTACGCAGGAGGTGCTCGACACCAATCCGTTGAAGTTGTCCAAGCAGGATTACCTCAACTTCTTCGCCACCTTGCCGCAGGCCATGCGCGAGGAAATGGAGCAGCATTGGGGTGCGGCCCCCGGCACCCATTACGTCAACGAGGCCACCGGGGAGCTCTACATCGCGGGCCTGCAGTTCGGCAACGTCGTCATCATGGTTCAACCGCCGCGCGGATTCGGCGACAACCCGGTGGGCATTTACCACGACCCCGACCTACCCGCCAACCACCATTACCTAGGCACCTACTACTGGCTGCGGGAGGTCTTCGGCGCCGATGCCATCGTCCACATGGGCAAGCACGGCAACATGGAGTGGCTGCCGGGCAAGAACGCAGGACTGTCGGCAGAATGCTACCCGGATCAAGCCATCAACGAGCTCCCGCTCATTTATCCCTTCCTCGTCAACGACCCCGGCGAGGGCACCCAGGCCAAGCGCCGTGCGCACGCGACGCTGATTGACCACATGATCCCGCCGATGGCCCGCGCCGAAAGCTACGGCGACATCACTCGTCTCGAGCAGCTGCTCGATGAGCACGCCTCGATCGCAGCCATGGATCCTGCCAAACTCCCGGCGATTCGTCAGGAGATCTGGACTTTGCTCCAAGCGGCCAAGATGGACTCCGACCTCGGCTGGGATGAGCGTCCCGACGACGAGGCCTTCGATGACAAGATGATGGAAATCGACGGCTGGCTGTGCGAGATCAAGGACGTGGCCATCCGTGGTGGCCTTCATGTTCTCGGCGAGGCGGTGAGCGGTGAGATGCGAGTGGAATTGGTCCTGGCGATGCTGCGTGCCCGCCAGCTCTGGGGCGGCGAAGACGCGGTCCTGGGACTGCGCGAGACACTTGGCTTGTCGGAGGCAGGCGACGAGTCCCGCCACCGCGTCGACGAGATCGAAAACCTCGCCAAGGGGCTGCTCAGCAAGCTCGAAGACGCCAATTGGGATGCCACCGCCGCCAGCGGCCTCGTGGAGGAACTTACTCAGTCCCAGGCACTGCCTGAAGGCGCAGACCCGCAGGCGCTCGTCCGGTTGCTGGAGTTTAGCTGCACCGAGGTCATCCCGCGCCTGGTTCAATCCGCCGGGGAGATCGACCAAGTCCTGCGCGCCCTCGACGGACGCTTCATCGAGGCCGGGCCGTCTGGTTCCCCCATGCGCGGACTGATCAACGTCCTACCCACCGGGCGTAACTTCTACTCGGTCGATCCGAAGTCGCTGCCCTCACGCCTGGCCTGGGAAACCGGACAACTCCTGGCCGACTCACTCATTGAGCGCTACCAGGCAGACCACGACGGAGCGTATCCGCAGTCGGTGGGTCTTTCAGTATGGGGCACCTCCGCCATGCGTACCTCGGGCGACGACATCGCCGAGGTCTTCGCCCTCCTCGGAGTCCGCCCAGTCTGGGACGAGGCCTCCCGCCGCGTGACCCGCCTGGAGGTCATTTCACTTCAGGAGTTGGGCCGCCCACGCATCGACACCACCGTGCGCATCTCCGGCTTCTTCCGCGATGCCTTCCCGCACGTCATTGCCTTGCTGGACGACGCCGTCCAGCTGGTTGCAGGACTCGACGAGGCCGACGAGGACAACTACGTGCGCGCGCACGCCCGTCAGGACCGCGCGGAGCAGGGCGCGCCGGGTGCAGGTGGCGAGGGACGCATCCGTCGCATCTTCGGTTCCAAGCCGGGTACCTACGGCGCAGGTCTGCTCCAGCTCATCGAATCCGGCGCCTGGCGCGATGACAAGGATCTCGCCGAGGTGTACACCACCTGGGGTGGCTACGCCTACGGCCGCGGCGTCGATGGCGAAAAGGCCGACGAGGACATGAGGCGCGCCTATCGGCGCATTCAGGTAGCTGCGAAGAATGTGGACTCCAAGGAGCACGATATCGCCGACTCTGATGATTACTTCCAGTTCCACGGCGGCATGGTGGCTACCGTGCGCGCGCTGACCGGCTCCAACCCCGAGGCCTATATCGGCGACTCTACCCGACAGGAAACGGTCAAGACCCGCACCTTGCACGAGGAATCGCGCCGCGTGTTCCGCGCCCGCGTGGTCAATCCCCGCTGGATCGAGGCGATGCGCAATCACGGCTACAAGGGCGCGTTCGAGATGAGCGCCACGGTGGATTATCTCTTCGGATATGACGCCACCACCGGCCTCATGGAAGATTGGATGTATGAGACCCTGACCAGCACCTATGTCGCTGATCCTACCAACCGCGAGTTCTTCGAACAGTCCAATCCGTGGGCGCTCCGCGACATCTCGGAGCGCCTACTCGAGGCGCACGAGCGTGGCCTGTGGGAGCAACCTTCCCAAGAAGCACTGGATACCCTGCGCACCACCTTCTTGGAGATGGAGGGGGAGCTCGAGGAGCGCAGCGAGCGCAACTAG
- a CDS encoding polyprenol monophosphomannose synthase, which yields MSNPSDKTLVIIPTYNELGNLPLITGRVRTAAPEVDILIVDDSSPDGTGEAADKLAAADSHIKVLHREGKGGLCGAYVAGFRWGLEQDYQVLCEMDADGSHAPEELHKLLEQIDDGADLVIGARYIKGGKVVNWPKKRFFLSKGGNLYISLALGAGLSDMTAGYRAFRREVLESVNLDELSNAGYIFQVDMAFRVIQAGFDVREVPITFTEREIGESKLDGSFVKDSLVEVTKWGIKHRGAQLHALKEEFGGQADYAIKQFRKKHMI from the coding sequence ATGAGCAATCCAAGCGACAAGACTCTGGTCATCATCCCCACTTACAATGAGCTGGGAAACCTCCCACTGATCACCGGTCGGGTCCGCACGGCGGCGCCAGAGGTCGATATCCTCATCGTGGATGACAGCAGCCCCGACGGCACCGGTGAGGCTGCCGATAAGCTTGCTGCCGCAGACAGCCACATCAAGGTCTTGCACCGTGAGGGCAAGGGTGGGCTTTGCGGCGCGTATGTCGCGGGCTTCCGTTGGGGCTTAGAGCAGGACTACCAGGTGCTGTGTGAGATGGACGCCGACGGCTCCCACGCGCCAGAGGAGCTTCATAAGCTACTTGAGCAGATCGACGACGGCGCGGATCTGGTGATTGGGGCCCGCTACATCAAGGGCGGCAAGGTTGTGAACTGGCCGAAGAAGCGTTTCTTCCTGTCCAAGGGCGGCAACCTCTACATCTCCTTGGCGCTGGGTGCGGGTCTGTCCGATATGACGGCGGGTTACCGGGCCTTCCGCCGTGAGGTTCTCGAGTCCGTCAATCTCGACGAGCTGTCCAACGCTGGCTATATTTTCCAGGTGGACATGGCCTTCCGCGTGATCCAAGCTGGCTTCGACGTGCGCGAGGTGCCGATTACTTTCACCGAGCGTGAGATCGGGGAATCCAAGCTCGACGGCAGCTTCGTCAAAGATTCCCTCGTCGAGGTCACCAAATGGGGCATTAAGCACCGTGGCGCACAGCTTCACGCCTTGAAAGAGGAGTTTGGTGGCCAGGCAGACTATGCCATCAAGCAGTTCCGCAAGAAGCACATGATCTAA
- the lnt gene encoding apolipoprotein N-acyltransferase, whose translation MQRLTLILFARLIVAGLGGLAVYASYEPMGVWLAAWFGIAALFIALAPLRWWPFYSGAEPVYRLGKKVPNRTQRLLFALIDDHGRLTARGGFLTGFIHAFVIYFYLLPWIGELVGNMPYIALSVYLALWSGLFGLVATWMGSWRWYPIAFVFWYQAVEWGRSSFPFGGFAWVRLGWGQVDGPLLPLAAYGGPALVGCATVSLGVAIASGLSMSSQAYRGSRPASNAETSRVHRLASLGVVVAIIGGSLLAGAFQGRAEDLGRITAAAIQGNVPRLGLEFNAQRRAVLANHVAESQRLADDEGSDVDIVIWPENSSDVNPFKDATANAQIQQAVAAVNAPTLVGTITEDEVGERNTMIVMDPVDGAGEYHYKKFLQPFGEYMPWRSFFRIFSDMVDLAGDFKPGDGTGVVHMQPRSGGDPVAVGVATCYEVAFDAAGRDAVKNGATILTTPTNNATFGFSDMTYQQLAMSRLRAVEVDRAVVVAATSGSSAMINPDGSVIEKTDIFEARHLVANLPLRNTLTFATRYGLYVEYLLVIIGTLCAAWALRNRSLSRKNLTGTTPKKSGAYRG comes from the coding sequence ATGCAAAGGTTAACGTTGATTCTTTTCGCCCGCCTTATAGTCGCGGGCCTGGGCGGGCTGGCTGTCTATGCTTCCTATGAGCCGATGGGGGTGTGGCTTGCTGCTTGGTTTGGCATCGCGGCGCTGTTTATTGCCTTGGCGCCGCTACGCTGGTGGCCATTTTATTCCGGCGCCGAGCCTGTTTATCGCCTGGGCAAGAAGGTGCCCAACCGTACCCAGCGCCTGCTTTTTGCGCTTATCGACGACCATGGCCGGCTGACCGCCAGGGGCGGATTCCTCACCGGTTTTATCCACGCCTTCGTCATCTACTTTTATTTGTTGCCGTGGATCGGCGAACTGGTGGGCAACATGCCCTACATCGCGCTCAGCGTTTACCTTGCGCTGTGGTCTGGGCTGTTCGGGCTGGTTGCCACGTGGATGGGTTCGTGGCGATGGTATCCCATCGCTTTTGTGTTCTGGTACCAAGCAGTCGAGTGGGGCCGCAGTAGCTTTCCCTTCGGGGGCTTCGCCTGGGTAAGGCTCGGCTGGGGACAGGTCGATGGGCCGTTGTTGCCTCTCGCGGCCTATGGCGGCCCGGCCCTCGTGGGTTGCGCCACCGTCTCGCTGGGCGTGGCCATCGCTTCCGGCCTGAGCATGAGCAGCCAAGCGTACCGAGGCTCCCGGCCTGCCAGCAACGCCGAAACCTCCCGCGTGCATAGGTTGGCTAGCCTTGGCGTGGTGGTGGCCATCATCGGTGGCTCGCTTTTGGCGGGCGCTTTTCAGGGGCGGGCAGAAGACCTTGGTCGGATTACCGCGGCGGCGATCCAAGGCAATGTCCCGCGCCTCGGCCTAGAGTTCAACGCCCAGCGTCGCGCCGTGCTGGCCAACCACGTGGCAGAATCGCAGCGGCTTGCCGACGACGAAGGCAGCGACGTCGACATCGTCATCTGGCCGGAGAACTCCTCCGACGTCAATCCGTTCAAGGATGCCACGGCGAATGCCCAGATCCAGCAGGCGGTCGCCGCCGTCAACGCCCCCACTCTCGTGGGCACAATCACCGAGGACGAGGTGGGCGAGCGTAACACCATGATCGTCATGGATCCGGTCGATGGCGCAGGGGAGTACCACTACAAGAAATTCCTCCAGCCTTTTGGCGAGTACATGCCGTGGCGTTCGTTCTTCCGGATCTTTTCTGACATGGTTGACCTCGCCGGTGACTTCAAGCCAGGCGATGGAACTGGGGTGGTCCATATGCAGCCGCGTTCCGGTGGTGATCCAGTAGCGGTGGGCGTGGCCACGTGCTATGAGGTTGCCTTTGATGCAGCCGGCCGCGACGCGGTGAAAAATGGTGCCACAATTTTGACCACTCCTACCAACAACGCCACATTCGGCTTCAGCGACATGACCTACCAGCAGCTTGCGATGAGCCGCTTGCGCGCGGTCGAGGTAGACAGGGCGGTTGTCGTGGCGGCCACCTCAGGGTCCTCGGCGATGATCAACCCTGACGGCAGCGTCATTGAAAAAACAGACATCTTCGAGGCCCGCCACCTTGTGGCTAATCTCCCGCTGCGCAATACCTTAACTTTTGCGACCCGCTATGGTTTATACGTTGAGTACTTGTTGGTTATCATAGGAACATTGTGCGCGGCATGGGCGTTGAGGAATCGTAGCCTGAGCCGTAAAAATCTCACGGGAACCACTCCTAAGAAGTCGGGTGCTTACCGCGGATAG
- a CDS encoding RNA polymerase-binding protein RbpA, whose protein sequence is MADRVLRGSRMGAVSYETDRDHDLAPRQMVRYKTEAGDVFEVPFADDAEIPGTWLCKNGQIGHLVEGEGIETKPAKPPRTHWDMLRERRSIEELDVLLEERIEQLRKRRRNAQRLLKQQEEEAAKNA, encoded by the coding sequence ATGGCAGATCGCGTTCTTCGCGGAAGCCGCATGGGCGCCGTGAGTTACGAAACGGACCGCGACCATGACTTGGCTCCGCGCCAGATGGTTCGTTACAAGACCGAAGCTGGCGATGTGTTTGAGGTCCCATTCGCTGATGATGCGGAAATCCCCGGCACGTGGCTGTGCAAGAATGGCCAAATTGGCCATCTGGTTGAGGGCGAAGGCATCGAAACCAAGCCCGCGAAGCCGCCGCGCACCCACTGGGACATGCTTCGCGAACGCCGCTCGATCGAGGAACTAGATGTCCTTCTCGAGGAGCGCATCGAGCAGCTTCGCAAGCGTCGCCGCAATGCACAGCGCCTGCTCAAGCAGCAAGAGGAAGAAGCCGCCAAAAACGCCTAA
- a CDS encoding FxsA family protein encodes MPAMIAFPYILLEALTFWGVASWLGPGKAVLWLLAFFFGGLFLAAWEMSSISKKVGSGKIGPGQTAGDLGLVAAGSFLVALPGFVTSILGLLLIFAPTRALIRGLLAKKLRTRIEDFGVRSFEAANSYRQRANYGSFAGGEDSAGVIDEEEIQQWSSNLRPEDFTDPGTGDGRSNQRK; translated from the coding sequence ATGCCCGCAATGATCGCATTTCCGTACATCCTCCTCGAAGCCTTGACGTTTTGGGGTGTGGCTAGCTGGTTGGGCCCAGGAAAGGCCGTGCTATGGCTATTGGCCTTTTTCTTCGGCGGGCTCTTCCTCGCAGCGTGGGAGATGAGCAGCATCTCCAAGAAGGTCGGCAGTGGCAAGATTGGCCCGGGTCAAACAGCCGGCGATCTGGGGCTCGTGGCGGCAGGTTCCTTCCTTGTCGCCCTGCCTGGTTTTGTCACCTCCATCTTGGGCTTGCTGCTGATCTTTGCGCCGACCCGTGCACTCATCCGCGGATTGCTGGCTAAGAAGCTGCGCACCCGGATCGAGGACTTTGGCGTGCGCAGCTTCGAGGCGGCCAACTCCTACCGGCAGCGCGCCAATTACGGCAGCTTTGCCGGCGGGGAAGACTCCGCCGGCGTTATCGACGAAGAGGAAATCCAGCAGTGGAGTTCCAACCTACGTCCGGAGGATTTCACCGACCCAGGCACGGGCGACGGCCGTTCCAATCAGCGCAAGTAA
- a CDS encoding precorrin-3B synthase, whose protein sequence is MSDSFFSQPIVDATQDAAVLIARPDRSRQDMCPGTLKLHKAEDGLIGRVRFPGGVVHPDDWAPIAQLSKQHGNGTIHVTTRGNMQFRGVRDAAAFAEAVEAAGFLPSREHDKLRNIIASPTATHLWGLVEALDQSLLSSTEVIGLSGRTLFGLDSGAGDILSQHPDFGVFEEQDYFRFILGGALTDIIIPNSDVVADVLTTAAATWQAQRGHHWRVHEAPQSHALICETIVNNHGLGTAPAPEVGQVAPARPIGWLQEDDGPVSLGAGLKFGFFNSTVAEILGAIGRPVTITPWASLLIHDLREGDADAIVKVLAPQGLIFDANSPWLRVTACTGLPGCAKSLSHTQHDAASLVSSGSVPDGLVHFSGCDRRCGHPLAHHTEYVATGDGEYEVNAR, encoded by the coding sequence ATGTCTGACAGTTTCTTCTCGCAACCTATTGTGGATGCGACCCAGGACGCCGCTGTCCTTATCGCCCGCCCGGACCGCAGTCGCCAAGACATGTGCCCCGGCACCTTAAAGCTGCACAAGGCCGAAGACGGCCTGATCGGCCGCGTTCGTTTCCCCGGTGGTGTTGTGCACCCCGATGATTGGGCACCTATCGCGCAGCTGTCCAAGCAGCACGGCAACGGAACCATCCACGTTACGACCCGCGGCAACATGCAGTTCCGGGGGGTGCGCGACGCCGCCGCTTTCGCCGAGGCGGTGGAAGCGGCAGGTTTCTTGCCCTCCCGGGAACACGACAAGCTGCGCAATATCATTGCTTCCCCCACGGCTACTCACCTCTGGGGTCTCGTCGAGGCGCTTGATCAGTCCTTGCTCTCTTCCACCGAGGTTATTGGCCTTTCCGGGCGCACGTTGTTCGGCCTCGACTCAGGTGCCGGCGATATTTTGTCCCAGCACCCTGATTTCGGAGTGTTTGAGGAGCAGGACTATTTCCGCTTCATCCTCGGTGGCGCGCTCACCGACATCATCATTCCCAACTCCGATGTGGTCGCGGATGTCTTGACCACGGCCGCTGCCACCTGGCAGGCCCAGCGCGGGCACCATTGGCGTGTCCACGAAGCACCGCAGTCCCATGCCCTCATCTGCGAGACGATCGTCAACAACCACGGCCTTGGCACCGCTCCCGCACCCGAGGTAGGCCAGGTGGCACCCGCGCGCCCCATCGGCTGGCTGCAAGAAGATGATGGACCTGTGAGCCTGGGTGCGGGCCTGAAGTTTGGCTTTTTCAACTCCACCGTCGCCGAAATCTTGGGCGCTATTGGTCGCCCGGTCACGATTACTCCATGGGCGTCGTTGCTCATCCACGACCTTCGCGAAGGCGATGCCGACGCGATCGTGAAGGTGCTGGCACCCCAGGGGCTCATTTTTGACGCCAACTCCCCTTGGCTGCGGGTGACCGCCTGCACGGGTCTGCCCGGGTGCGCGAAGTCCTTGTCACACACGCAGCACGATGCCGCCTCCTTGGTCTCAAGCGGGTCGGTTCCGGATGGTTTAGTACACTTTTCGGGGTGCGACCGCCGGTGCGGTCACCCGCTTGCCCATCACACGGAGTATGTCGCAACTGGCGACGGGGAATACGAGGTCAATGCTCGATGA
- a CDS encoding precorrin-8X methylmutase, with amino-acid sequence MSFDYITDGNEIYRRSFAMIREESDLSAFDAEQAQVAVRMIHAAGQTDLATDIEMSANAVPAARAALNAGAAILSDVNMVASGITRNRLPANNEVVCLLKDPRTVELAKQLGTTRTAAAVELWADQLDGAVVAIGNAPTALFHLLNWLEADPARPRPAVIVGIPVGFIGAAESKRALADVAGTLGTEFITVHGRRGGSAITCATINALATEKEIL; translated from the coding sequence ATGAGCTTCGATTACATCACTGACGGAAACGAGATCTATCGGCGTTCTTTCGCCATGATTCGGGAGGAATCCGACCTATCGGCCTTCGACGCCGAACAAGCACAGGTGGCCGTGCGCATGATTCACGCTGCTGGTCAGACGGATCTTGCCACAGATATTGAGATGTCCGCCAACGCAGTACCGGCAGCCCGCGCGGCGTTGAATGCAGGTGCTGCGATCCTCAGCGATGTCAACATGGTCGCCTCCGGTATCACGCGCAATCGCCTGCCTGCTAACAACGAGGTTGTCTGCTTGCTCAAGGATCCACGCACCGTCGAGCTTGCTAAGCAGTTGGGAACTACCCGCACCGCCGCGGCCGTCGAACTGTGGGCCGATCAGCTCGACGGTGCCGTCGTTGCCATCGGCAATGCCCCAACCGCCCTATTTCACTTGCTCAACTGGCTGGAGGCCGATCCCGCCCGCCCCCGCCCCGCGGTGATCGTGGGCATCCCGGTGGGCTTTATTGGCGCTGCAGAATCCAAGCGTGCCCTCGCTGATGTTGCCGGCACCTTAGGCACCGAGTTCATCACCGTGCATGGACGCCGCGGTGGTTCCGCTATCACCTGCGCCACCATTAACGCGCTAGCCACCGAAAAGGAGATCCTGTGA